One region of Azoarcus sp. CIB genomic DNA includes:
- the ccmI gene encoding c-type cytochrome biogenesis protein CcmI, with the protein MTVFLILATMLVAGALLLVIPPMLGTGAKAREHAARQEQARTVLIVLREQLAELEADHVAGRIAEADYKRSREELEQRALTEAGTAEAGVDAAPARGWALGVVFAVPVLAVAVYLILGTPEGLDPASAKPAPEAGHQITPEQMQAMVSQLAERLEREPGDVQGWMMLGRSFAVMQNFQGAVATWNRIGRNIPDHPDILADWADLLAGAGGRKFEGDPDRLIARALELAPNHVKALALSGTSAFVRHDYATASAQWEKILATMPPGDGAYSSILASINEARTKGGMAQLNPPAGAQVAGIGGAAREDGAQASSAPLTLRGRLSLSPELAQQAGSDATVFVFARPPQGGMPIAALRMRAGDLPVDFDFSNAQRMSQGPLPEQIAVGARLSKGGSATAAAGDLESQTVLASPDAQGVSVVIDRVRK; encoded by the coding sequence GTGACTGTTTTCCTGATCCTGGCCACCATGCTGGTGGCCGGTGCCCTGCTGCTCGTGATTCCGCCCATGCTGGGGACGGGAGCCAAGGCGCGCGAACATGCTGCACGTCAGGAACAGGCGCGTACCGTACTGATTGTGCTGCGCGAGCAACTCGCCGAACTCGAAGCCGACCACGTTGCGGGGCGCATCGCGGAGGCCGACTACAAGCGTTCTCGCGAAGAGCTCGAGCAGCGCGCGCTGACGGAGGCCGGCACGGCCGAGGCCGGCGTCGACGCCGCCCCCGCCCGTGGCTGGGCGCTCGGCGTGGTCTTCGCCGTGCCGGTTCTCGCGGTGGCCGTGTACCTCATCCTCGGCACCCCTGAGGGACTCGATCCCGCCAGCGCCAAACCCGCGCCCGAAGCGGGCCACCAGATCACGCCCGAGCAGATGCAGGCGATGGTGTCCCAACTCGCCGAGCGCCTCGAACGCGAGCCTGGCGACGTGCAGGGCTGGATGATGCTGGGCCGGTCGTTCGCCGTGATGCAGAACTTCCAGGGCGCCGTTGCGACGTGGAACAGGATCGGCAGGAATATTCCGGATCATCCCGACATTCTCGCCGACTGGGCTGACCTGCTTGCCGGCGCAGGCGGACGCAAGTTCGAGGGGGATCCCGACCGGCTCATCGCGCGTGCCCTCGAGCTGGCGCCGAATCACGTCAAGGCGCTGGCGCTTTCGGGTACGTCCGCGTTCGTCCGTCACGACTACGCGACCGCGTCCGCCCAATGGGAGAAGATCCTCGCCACCATGCCGCCCGGTGACGGTGCGTACAGCTCGATTCTGGCTAGCATCAACGAGGCCCGCACGAAGGGAGGGATGGCCCAGCTGAATCCGCCTGCCGGTGCTCAGGTGGCGGGAATTGGTGGTGCGGCCCGGGAAGACGGCGCCCAGGCCTCGTCGGCCCCCCTCACGTTGCGCGGCCGACTGAGCCTGTCGCCCGAGCTCGCACAACAAGCCGGTAGCGATGCGACTGTGTTTGTCTTTGCGCGTCCGCCGCAGGGCGGCATGCCGATTGCCGCTTTGCGCATGCGCGCCGGCGACCTGCCCGTCGATTTCGATTTCAGCAACGCACAACGCATGTCGCAGGGCCCCCTGCCGGAGCAGATCGCCGTCGGTGCGCGGCTGTCGAAGGGCGGTAGTGCGACAGCTGCCGCCGGCGATCTCGAAAGCCAGACGGTGCTGGCCTCGCCGGACGCCCAGGGCGTCAGCGTCGTGATCGACCGCGTGCGCAAGTAA
- a CDS encoding two-component regulator propeller domain-containing protein: protein MSYKVAAVAAIVGAVAIAGAYTLGQQQAKAPAPASVASAPAGAQSAAGGQETREGKVGVDPNEKFTHFRVGNKNVKKIFADNGVIWVATSGGVIRYDTRTDEYKMFDNQSGLLSNGMFYVGRVQGKITVGTYGGGMSMLDEKTGTWDTYNIPEGLGDAFVYDVVETRTGDIWIATWSGVNRVRGGKLKDPAAWELHTVESTSGGLPNDWVYGLAEGKNGEMWLATEGGMARFMDGKWENWNHSRGVGADYDKVKQDIAYKSDPAKESLHHAQQKREMGLEGIDQAYNPNYIIALVVDEDGTVWSGTWGGGLAHYDGQKWTNYTTVEGLPGNHVFMLHRDQQNRLWIGTNNGLAVKEGNQFRVMKSADGLFNDTVFSMTTTKEGDLWIGSYGGVAHIRPAI, encoded by the coding sequence ATGAGTTACAAAGTTGCAGCCGTCGCCGCCATCGTCGGCGCCGTCGCGATTGCCGGCGCCTATACGCTCGGCCAGCAGCAGGCCAAGGCCCCCGCACCCGCCTCCGTTGCGAGCGCACCGGCCGGCGCCCAATCGGCGGCCGGTGGCCAGGAGACCCGCGAGGGGAAGGTCGGCGTGGACCCCAACGAGAAATTCACCCATTTCCGCGTCGGCAACAAGAACGTCAAGAAGATCTTTGCCGACAACGGCGTGATCTGGGTCGCGACCTCTGGCGGCGTCATCCGCTACGACACGCGCACCGACGAATACAAGATGTTCGACAACCAGAGCGGCCTGCTGTCGAACGGCATGTTCTATGTCGGTCGGGTGCAGGGCAAGATCACCGTCGGTACCTACGGCGGCGGCATGTCGATGCTGGACGAAAAGACCGGCACGTGGGACACCTACAACATTCCCGAAGGATTGGGCGACGCCTTCGTGTATGACGTGGTCGAAACCCGTACGGGCGACATCTGGATCGCAACCTGGTCGGGCGTAAACCGCGTCCGCGGCGGCAAGCTCAAGGATCCGGCGGCTTGGGAACTCCATACCGTCGAAAGCACCAGCGGCGGCCTCCCGAACGACTGGGTGTACGGCCTCGCCGAAGGCAAGAACGGTGAAATGTGGCTCGCGACCGAAGGCGGTATGGCCCGCTTCATGGATGGCAAGTGGGAGAACTGGAACCACTCCCGCGGCGTCGGTGCGGACTACGACAAGGTCAAGCAGGACATCGCTTACAAGAGCGATCCCGCGAAGGAATCGCTGCACCACGCCCAGCAGAAGCGCGAGATGGGTCTCGAGGGGATCGACCAGGCTTACAACCCGAACTACATCATTGCACTCGTCGTCGACGAGGACGGCACGGTGTGGTCCGGCACCTGGGGTGGCGGCCTGGCGCATTACGACGGCCAGAAATGGACGAACTACACGACCGTCGAGGGACTGCCTGGCAACCATGTCTTCATGCTGCACCGCGACCAGCAGAATCGTCTGTGGATAGGCACGAACAACGGCCTGGCGGTCAAGGAAGGCAATCAGTTCCGCGTCATGAAGTCCGCCGATGGCCTGTTCAACGACACCGTATTCTCGATGACGACGACGAAGGAAGGGGACCTCTGGATCGGCAGCTACGGCGGTGTTGCCCATATCCGTCCGGCGATTTGA
- a CDS encoding two-component regulator propeller domain-containing protein, whose amino-acid sequence MTLNLQHARTALAAVGLALTCMTGSAFAQAPAPDYRVRETFNVGDTVYVRALTIEKGTNTIWVGTSTGVHEIDLSTRKPRNTFTRADGLANEYVFAVGIDSQGYKWFGTNAGGASRYKDGKWKTYFPMHGLADYWIYSYANDKDGNLWIGTWAGVNHYNVKTGEFKKYVKELINEWVYGLDVDAKGRAWFATEGGVSMFDGKTWKSWTHKDGLGAPNAEQLPASSNTGLGTRSRHDLTTMEHGQPTYNPNYSFAMHIDPQGDAWVGTWGGGVARFDGKSWKNYNSKDGLVGNIVYSMAQDKQGVFWFGTDKGVSRFDGKNWRSFTTKEGLLDSHVYTIAAADNGDIWVGTRRGVSVIGK is encoded by the coding sequence ATGACCCTGAATCTGCAGCACGCACGAACCGCCCTCGCGGCGGTCGGACTTGCCCTCACCTGCATGACCGGATCCGCCTTTGCCCAGGCACCGGCGCCCGACTACCGGGTCCGTGAGACCTTCAATGTCGGTGACACCGTTTACGTGCGCGCACTGACCATCGAGAAAGGCACCAACACCATCTGGGTGGGCACATCGACCGGGGTGCATGAGATCGACCTCTCGACACGCAAGCCGCGCAACACCTTTACGCGTGCTGACGGACTCGCGAACGAATACGTGTTTGCCGTAGGTATCGATTCGCAGGGTTACAAGTGGTTCGGCACCAACGCCGGCGGAGCCTCGCGCTACAAGGACGGCAAGTGGAAAACCTACTTCCCGATGCATGGCCTCGCCGACTATTGGATCTACTCCTACGCCAACGACAAGGATGGCAACCTCTGGATTGGCACCTGGGCGGGCGTGAACCACTACAACGTCAAGACCGGCGAATTCAAGAAATACGTCAAGGAACTCATCAACGAGTGGGTGTACGGCCTTGACGTCGACGCCAAGGGACGCGCGTGGTTCGCAACCGAAGGCGGCGTGTCGATGTTCGACGGCAAGACGTGGAAGTCCTGGACGCACAAGGACGGCCTGGGCGCACCGAACGCGGAACAGCTCCCCGCATCGAGCAACACGGGCCTTGGCACGCGGTCGCGCCACGACCTGACGACGATGGAGCACGGCCAGCCGACCTACAATCCGAACTACTCGTTTGCGATGCACATCGACCCGCAGGGCGATGCGTGGGTCGGCACGTGGGGTGGCGGGGTCGCGCGCTTCGACGGCAAGTCCTGGAAGAACTACAACAGCAAGGACGGGCTGGTCGGCAACATCGTGTATTCGATGGCGCAGGACAAGCAAGGCGTGTTCTGGTTCGGCACCGACAAGGGCGTATCGCGCTTCGACGGCAAGAACTGGCGCTCCTTCACGACCAAGGAAGGTCTGCTCGACTCGCACGTGTACACGATTGCGGCAGCCGACAACGGCGACATCTGGGTCGGCACACGCCGCGGCGTCTCGGTCATCGGCAAGTAA
- a CDS encoding cytochrome c translates to MTIIRAIGISALTSAMLVSGSTFAANVIEGQRIYNQHCIGCHGPGGHSAIPNAPHFSRGERLMQPDMMLLATIKSGKIMMPSFAGILRDQEILDVIAYLRTLQR, encoded by the coding sequence GTGACGATCATCCGCGCAATCGGAATATCCGCCCTGACCTCAGCGATGCTGGTATCTGGCAGCACCTTCGCGGCGAACGTAATCGAAGGGCAACGGATCTACAACCAGCATTGCATCGGTTGCCATGGCCCCGGCGGACACAGTGCGATACCGAACGCTCCGCATTTTTCGCGCGGGGAACGCCTGATGCAACCCGACATGATGTTGCTCGCCACCATCAAGAGCGGCAAGATTATGATGCCGTCATTCGCCGGCATCCTTAGGGATCAAGAAATACTCGATGTAATAGCTTACTTACGGACACTTCAACGATGA
- a CDS encoding DsbE family thiol:disulfide interchange protein, producing MKAKFLVPLFIFLLLAGFLGYGLKLNPREVPSPLIGKPAPAFRVPQLQAEDKFISPEDLKGRVWLLNVWASWCISCRYEHPVLVDFARTSPVPIIGLNYKEVRGDGALDVKGLDPATELTSARQRARQWLVEHGGDPYMVSAVDLDGRIGIDYGVYGVPETFLIDQQGVIRYKHIGPITPESLRDVLIPKIAELQRAS from the coding sequence ATGAAAGCGAAGTTCCTGGTTCCCCTGTTCATCTTCCTGCTGCTGGCGGGATTTCTCGGTTATGGATTGAAGCTCAACCCGCGCGAGGTTCCGTCGCCGCTGATCGGCAAACCCGCGCCGGCGTTCCGCGTGCCGCAGCTGCAGGCCGAAGACAAGTTCATCTCGCCCGAAGACCTCAAGGGGCGCGTGTGGCTCCTCAACGTCTGGGCGTCCTGGTGCATCTCGTGCCGCTATGAGCATCCGGTGCTGGTCGATTTCGCCCGCACCAGTCCGGTGCCCATCATCGGTCTCAACTACAAGGAAGTGCGCGGCGACGGCGCGCTCGACGTGAAGGGCCTCGATCCCGCGACCGAGCTCACAAGCGCCCGCCAGCGTGCGCGCCAGTGGCTCGTCGAGCACGGAGGCGATCCGTACATGGTGTCGGCAGTGGATCTGGACGGGCGCATCGGCATCGACTACGGCGTTTACGGTGTTCCGGAAACTTTCCTGATCGACCAGCAAGGTGTGATCCGCTACAAACACATCGGTCCGATTACCCCGGAATCGCTGCGCGACGTGCTGATTCCCAAGATCGCGGAGTTGCAACGTGCGAGCTGA
- a CDS encoding cytochrome c-type biogenesis protein — translation MRADLMRRLALVAALLFPVVGQAGEAVPVSDDPVLEERVMRLSHDLRCLVCQNQSIAESNAPLAVDLRNQVREQFLAGKDEAAVVDYLVARYGDFVLYLPPFKGATLLLWLGPGLLLVAGAGWLGWRLRRRVREVPPPLSAEEHARASALLDGSAKPSQESRS, via the coding sequence GTGCGAGCTGACCTGATGCGCCGCTTGGCGCTTGTTGCGGCCCTGCTTTTTCCGGTGGTGGGCCAGGCCGGCGAAGCGGTTCCGGTCTCCGACGACCCCGTCCTCGAGGAACGCGTCATGCGCCTGTCGCACGACCTGCGTTGCCTCGTCTGCCAGAACCAGTCGATCGCGGAATCCAACGCGCCGCTGGCGGTGGATCTGCGCAACCAGGTGCGCGAGCAGTTCCTCGCGGGCAAGGACGAAGCTGCCGTCGTGGACTACCTCGTTGCCCGCTACGGTGATTTCGTCCTCTATCTGCCGCCGTTCAAGGGAGCAACCCTGTTGCTCTGGCTCGGACCGGGGCTGCTGCTCGTCGCCGGAGCCGGATGGCTCGGCTGGCGCCTGCGCAGGCGCGTTCGCGAAGTTCCGCCGCCCCTGAGCGCGGAAGAGCATGCCCGCGCCTCTGCCCTGCTTGACGGCTCTGCCAAACCTTCCCAGGAGTCCCGCTCGTGA